The following proteins are encoded in a genomic region of Desulfobacterales bacterium:
- the sppA gene encoding signal peptide peptidase SppA codes for MFSRRHPYLFFILTALSISAVVVIAISLLFLFGASDSDFAGLDRGGDRVGVIEITGVISDAKQVIQQLKRFRKEDSIKAIVMRIDSPGGGVGPSQEIFREIQKTIESKKVITSMGAVAASGGYYIAAGTNGIVASPGSITGSIGVIMGYANFEQILKKIGLVPVVIKSGEYKDMGSPAREMTGREQQLLQDFVDKIHGQFVKDVALGRKMDLAEVVKLADGRIFTGEEAQELGIVDRLGNLEDSIEWAGRLGGIKGEVTAVYIRDKKFSILKYLTESTLQELFGLAVSPHLTGGYLYRPTD; via the coding sequence ATGTTTTCCCGCCGGCATCCGTATCTTTTTTTTATTTTGACAGCGCTTTCCATTTCCGCAGTTGTCGTCATTGCCATATCCCTGCTGTTTCTTTTTGGGGCTTCGGATTCGGATTTTGCCGGTCTGGACAGAGGGGGCGACAGGGTCGGGGTCATCGAGATAACCGGTGTCATTTCCGACGCCAAACAAGTGATTCAGCAACTGAAAAGATTCCGCAAAGAAGATTCCATCAAGGCCATTGTGATGCGTATCGATTCGCCCGGAGGCGGCGTCGGTCCGTCACAGGAAATTTTCCGCGAAATTCAAAAAACGATCGAATCCAAAAAGGTCATCACTTCGATGGGGGCGGTGGCAGCGTCCGGCGGATATTACATCGCCGCTGGCACAAACGGCATCGTTGCAAGCCCCGGCAGCATTACCGGCAGCATCGGGGTCATTATGGGTTATGCCAATTTTGAGCAGATTTTGAAAAAAATCGGGCTGGTGCCCGTTGTGATCAAAAGCGGTGAATATAAAGACATGGGATCGCCGGCCCGGGAGATGACCGGCCGGGAACAGCAATTGCTGCAGGATTTTGTGGATAAAATTCACGGCCAATTTGTGAAAGATGTCGCTCTCGGAAGAAAAATGGATCTTGCTGAGGTCGTAAAACTTGCAGACGGCCGAATTTTTACCGGTGAAGAAGCCCAGGAATTAGGGATTGTGGACCGTCTGGGAAACCTTGAAGATTCCATTGAATGGGCCGGGCGCCTGGGGGGGATTAAAGGGGAAGTTACAGCCGTCTACATTCGCGACAAGAAATTCTCCATTCTGAAATATCTGACCGAATCAACCCTGCAAGAATTGTTTGGACTCGCAGTCAGCCCGCATCTGACAGGCGGGTATCTGTATCGACCGACCGATTAA
- the vorB gene encoding 3-methyl-2-oxobutanoate dehydrogenase subunit VorB: MGKVLMKGNEAISEAAIRAGCLNYFAYPITPQNEVAEYLSKRLPEVGGVFLQGESEVAVSYMLFGASACGARVLTTSSSPGISLMSEGLSYMTAAQCPVVLINIMRCGPGLGGILPAQGDYFQATKGGGHGDYHLLVMAPASVQEAVEMVMQAFILAEKYRNPVMLLGDGLIGQMMEPVEFPEDYIVPPVNKDAWATSGMGTRKSRTRNLVKTLYLDPVELNNHNLLLKSKYDRMKREDVRFENYNTDTDYSALIVSYGTMSRVCITAIDNLKAEGLEVGMLRPQTLFPFPEKGVHAAAAKKSCKVVISVEMSMGQMVEDVDRSVKGQRPVEWYGKCGGEVPTPEEIMDVVRAKLKQSS, translated from the coding sequence ATGGGCAAAGTATTGATGAAGGGGAATGAGGCGATCAGCGAGGCAGCCATCCGGGCCGGATGCCTGAACTATTTCGCCTATCCGATTACCCCGCAGAATGAAGTCGCCGAATATCTTTCCAAGCGTCTGCCGGAGGTTGGCGGGGTATTTTTGCAGGGGGAGAGCGAGGTGGCCGTTTCTTATATGCTTTTCGGCGCGTCTGCCTGCGGCGCCAGGGTTCTGACGACGTCCTCCAGCCCGGGGATCAGTCTCATGAGCGAAGGGCTCAGTTATATGACGGCCGCCCAATGTCCGGTCGTTTTGATCAATATCATGCGCTGCGGTCCGGGACTGGGGGGAATTCTGCCGGCCCAGGGGGATTATTTTCAGGCCACCAAAGGCGGCGGCCACGGAGATTATCATCTGCTGGTCATGGCGCCGGCCAGTGTTCAGGAAGCCGTTGAAATGGTCATGCAGGCGTTTATACTGGCGGAAAAATATCGCAATCCCGTCATGCTTTTAGGCGACGGACTGATCGGTCAAATGATGGAACCGGTTGAATTTCCGGAAGATTATATCGTCCCGCCCGTCAATAAAGACGCCTGGGCCACCAGCGGCATGGGAACCCGCAAGAGCCGCACCCGAAATCTGGTCAAAACGCTCTACCTGGATCCGGTTGAACTGAATAATCACAATCTGCTGCTGAAATCAAAATACGACCGGATGAAGAGAGAGGATGTCAGATTTGAGAACTACAATACCGATACGGATTACAGCGCTCTGATCGTGAGCTATGGCACCATGAGCCGGGTCTGCATCACGGCCATCGACAATTTAAAGGCCGAAGGTCTTGAAGTCGGCATGCTGAGGCCCCAGACCCTTTTTCCGTTTCCTGAAAAGGGAGTCCACGCAGCCGCGGCAAAGAAAAGCTGTAAAGTGGTGATCAGCGTTGAAATGAGCATGGGCCAGATGGTGGAGGATGTCGACCGCAGCGTCAAGGGCCAGCGTCCGGTGGAATGGTATGGGAAATGCGGCGGCGAGGTGCCCACACCGGAAGAAATAATGGACGTCGTACGGGCGAAGTTAAAGCAATCGTCTTAA
- a CDS encoding 30S ribosomal protein S1 — protein sequence MEDSKKNETTQHSNLEETVGTEIDEKDDALKTEGKTEDQKTKEDRADANEMENFMDMYEESFKRFQEGEVVSGRIISVDKDYVSVDIGYKSEGQIRIHEFMDENGDIVAKVGDKVEVMVERWDDEEEVVVLSKEKAASVKVWEEIKNAYDEEGVVTGVIVNRVKGGFSVDIGVQAFLPGSQADLRPIRNLDDMVGKTFKFKILKYNRKRSNIVLSRRALLEAERESKRTATLKSIREGKVVEGIVKNITEYGVFVDLGGVDGLLHITDISWGRVKHPSELFSVADQIKVKILNLDIEKERVSLGMKQLTEDPWLTATEKYPVGTRITGRAVSLTDYGAFVELEEGIEGLIHVSEMSWTRKVRHPSKIVSIGEDVEAIVLDIKPESRRISLGMKQVAPNPWDVISEKYPVGTTIEGKIKNITDFGLFIGIDEGIDGLIHISDISWTKRIKHPSEIYKKGETVQAIVLDIDKATERFSLGIKQMQPDPWQTVAERYAVGKEITGTVTNITDFGVFVELEEGIEGLVHVSEIAKEKLKTPVGQFNVGDIITAKVMNINSEERRIGLSIKRLEMDDEHGLLNDYISSMRPTTSDFGEILRENLQEKFNDK from the coding sequence ATGGAAGATTCTAAAAAAAACGAAACAACACAACATTCAAACCTGGAAGAAACAGTCGGTACAGAGATTGACGAAAAGGACGACGCGCTGAAAACCGAGGGGAAAACGGAAGACCAGAAAACCAAAGAAGACCGTGCTGATGCCAATGAAATGGAAAATTTCATGGATATGTACGAGGAGAGCTTCAAGCGTTTTCAGGAGGGCGAAGTCGTTTCCGGCAGGATTATTTCAGTCGATAAAGATTACGTTTCGGTGGATATCGGGTACAAATCCGAAGGTCAAATACGAATCCATGAATTCATGGATGAAAACGGCGACATCGTTGCCAAGGTGGGCGACAAGGTCGAAGTGATGGTGGAAAGGTGGGATGATGAGGAAGAAGTCGTTGTCCTGTCTAAAGAAAAAGCCGCTTCCGTCAAGGTGTGGGAAGAGATCAAAAACGCCTACGATGAAGAAGGCGTTGTCACGGGCGTGATTGTCAACCGGGTCAAGGGAGGCTTTTCGGTGGACATCGGGGTCCAGGCCTTTTTGCCGGGATCCCAGGCGGATTTACGGCCCATTCGCAACCTGGATGATATGGTCGGAAAAACCTTTAAATTCAAAATTCTAAAATACAACCGCAAGCGCAGCAATATCGTGCTGTCGCGGCGGGCGCTGCTTGAAGCAGAGCGGGAATCCAAACGCACGGCAACCTTGAAATCCATCCGCGAAGGCAAAGTCGTGGAAGGCATTGTCAAAAACATTACGGAATACGGCGTTTTTGTGGATCTGGGCGGAGTGGACGGACTCCTGCATATTACCGATATTTCCTGGGGCCGGGTGAAACATCCGTCCGAACTTTTTTCAGTTGCAGATCAGATTAAGGTAAAGATTCTCAATCTCGATATTGAAAAAGAAAGAGTTTCTCTGGGAATGAAACAATTGACGGAAGATCCCTGGCTGACGGCTACGGAAAAATATCCGGTTGGAACGCGCATTACCGGTCGGGCCGTGAGTCTGACCGATTACGGCGCTTTTGTGGAACTGGAAGAGGGTATTGAAGGGTTGATTCACGTTTCCGAAATGTCATGGACACGCAAGGTGCGCCATCCTTCCAAGATCGTTTCCATCGGAGAGGATGTTGAAGCGATCGTTCTGGATATCAAGCCGGAAAGCCGGCGGATTTCTCTGGGGATGAAACAGGTCGCTCCCAATCCCTGGGACGTCATCAGTGAGAAATATCCGGTGGGGACCACCATCGAAGGCAAAATAAAGAATATTACAGACTTCGGGCTGTTCATCGGAATTGATGAAGGCATCGACGGACTGATTCACATTTCGGATATTTCCTGGACGAAACGGATCAAACACCCCTCGGAAATATACAAAAAAGGGGAAACGGTCCAGGCCATTGTTCTCGACATCGACAAAGCGACGGAACGGTTCTCGCTGGGGATCAAGCAGATGCAGCCGGACCCGTGGCAAACTGTGGCGGAGCGGTATGCAGTCGGAAAGGAGATCACGGGCACCGTTACCAATATTACCGATTTCGGTGTTTTTGTGGAACTGGAAGAGGGGATTGAGGGGCTCGTGCATGTTTCCGAGATCGCCAAGGAAAAGCTGAAAACACCGGTGGGACAGTTTAACGTCGGTGATATCATAACGGCCAAGGTCATGAATATCAACAGCGAAGAAAGAAGGATCGGTCTTTCCATCAAACGACTTGAAATGGACGACGAACATGGCCTGCTGAATGATTATATCAGCAGCATGCGCCCCACAACGTCAGACTTCGGTGAAATTTTAAGAGAAAATCTTCAGGAAAAATTCAACGATAAATAG
- a CDS encoding 2-oxoacid:acceptor oxidoreductase family protein, producing the protein MQSEVMFAGFGGQGILLIGKILANAAMEQGFQVGWIPSYGPEMRGGTAYCTVVISDRPIGSPIIRNPGHLIAMNRPSLEKFAPMVKPGGVVLINSSLIHVGSGRTDIDELKVPTMEIASELGNVRAANIVALAAFAARSKIVDFEVLRNTVKEEFAKKKKLIPLNMDAMDAGQKAALKTE; encoded by the coding sequence ATGCAAAGTGAAGTAATGTTTGCCGGTTTCGGCGGGCAGGGCATATTGTTAATCGGAAAAATTTTGGCAAACGCTGCCATGGAACAGGGCTTCCAGGTCGGGTGGATTCCCTCTTACGGTCCGGAGATGCGCGGCGGAACCGCTTACTGCACGGTGGTGATCAGTGATCGCCCCATCGGGTCTCCCATTATCCGCAACCCCGGGCATCTGATTGCCATGAACCGACCGTCGCTGGAAAAATTTGCCCCCATGGTAAAACCCGGCGGCGTTGTCCTGATCAACAGCTCGCTGATTCATGTCGGCAGCGGCCGCACGGACATTGACGAACTTAAGGTCCCAACCATGGAAATCGCCAGCGAACTGGGAAATGTCCGCGCGGCGAATATCGTGGCGCTGGCTGCCTTTGCGGCCCGCAGTAAAATTGTGGATTTTGAGGTGCTGCGCAATACCGTCAAGGAAGAATTCGCAAAGAAGAAAAAGCTGATACCGCTGAATATGGATGCCATGGATGCCGGGCAAAAGGCGGCTCTAAAGACAGAATGA
- the hisC gene encoding histidinol-phosphate transaminase: MLKLTPPDYIAGLTPYKPGKPLEELEREYGISDSIKLASNENPLGPSPAALKAMQGALKELHRYPDGSGFKLKRKISEKFGVDSGRVVLGNGSDEIIGMLTRAFLQPGDEVVLPTPSFLMYAIMVRSAGAVPVYVPLKDLSLDLDGMKSRVNPKTRMIFICNPNNPTGTFISDRDFRGFLESLPTELMVVVDEAYIEFVRGVKAASSIEYLKGGRELVTLRTFSKAYGLAGLRIGFGVMPPEVADLLNRVRQPFNANSLAQIGALAALDDTVFFEKTLKLIHSGLDFLYSSLDKMGIEYFPSQANFFLVNVRQNADAVFEAMLKQGVIVRSMTEYGFPEFIRINVGLPAENDRFLKALAKVLG; the protein is encoded by the coding sequence ATGCTGAAATTAACGCCGCCGGATTATATTGCAGGCTTAACACCCTACAAACCCGGCAAACCTTTGGAAGAGCTTGAACGCGAATACGGCATTTCCGATTCCATCAAGCTTGCCTCCAACGAAAATCCGCTGGGACCCTCGCCAGCGGCGCTAAAAGCGATGCAAGGCGCCCTTAAGGAGTTGCATCGTTATCCGGACGGCAGCGGGTTTAAGCTGAAGCGCAAAATCTCCGAAAAATTCGGGGTCGATTCCGGGCGGGTGGTTCTGGGAAACGGCTCGGATGAAATCATCGGTATGCTGACACGCGCCTTCCTGCAGCCGGGAGATGAGGTCGTTTTGCCCACGCCGTCTTTTCTGATGTATGCAATCATGGTGCGCAGCGCAGGCGCGGTTCCGGTTTATGTTCCCTTAAAAGATCTGTCCCTGGATTTAGACGGCATGAAAAGCCGCGTCAATCCGAAAACCCGCATGATTTTCATCTGTAATCCCAACAACCCAACCGGAACCTTTATCAGCGATAGGGATTTCAGGGGGTTTCTCGAAAGCCTCCCGACGGAACTCATGGTGGTGGTGGACGAGGCTTATATCGAGTTCGTGCGCGGGGTCAAGGCTGCCAGCAGCATCGAATACCTCAAGGGCGGCCGGGAACTGGTGACCCTGCGGACATTTTCCAAGGCTTACGGTCTGGCCGGGTTAAGAATCGGTTTTGGGGTCATGCCGCCGGAAGTCGCCGACCTGCTCAACCGGGTCCGCCAGCCCTTCAATGCCAACAGCCTGGCCCAGATAGGCGCACTGGCAGCTTTGGACGACACCGTCTTTTTTGAAAAAACCCTGAAATTGATTCATAGCGGACTCGATTTTCTTTACAGCAGCCTGGATAAAATGGGGATCGAGTATTTTCCGAGCCAGGCCAATTTTTTTCTTGTCAATGTCAGACAAAATGCAGACGCGGTCTTTGAAGCCATGCTTAAGCAGGGCGTGATTGTTCGCTCCATGACGGAATACGGTTTTCCTGAGTTTATCCGCATTAATGTCGGTCTTCCGGCGGAAAACGACCGGTTTTTAAAGGCCCTGGCAAAGGTGCTGGGATGA
- the cmk gene encoding (d)CMP kinase codes for MKPLLITIDGPAGAGKTTVSRLLADLLGYRYIDTGALYRGIALAVKSAGIAPEDDSALEKLCSTLVLQFGRNDEGVRLLLNHQDITDQIRTPEITMLASAVSARPVVRKCLLGLQREMGREKNAVFEGRDMGTVVFPDADVKFYLDASLEKRAIRRHRELKPQTCQSLAVVEADIERRDKNDSTRQHAPLKPAADSIIIDSTELTVEAVVETMRSHIQKRR; via the coding sequence ATGAAACCGCTGCTCATCACCATCGACGGTCCTGCCGGAGCCGGCAAGACAACGGTGAGCCGTCTGCTGGCGGACTTGCTGGGCTATCGCTACATCGATACCGGCGCGCTTTACCGGGGAATTGCCCTAGCGGTTAAATCCGCCGGGATCGCCCCGGAGGACGACAGCGCCCTTGAGAAGCTTTGCAGCACCCTGGTTTTGCAGTTTGGCCGAAATGACGAGGGGGTCCGTCTGCTACTGAATCATCAGGACATTACCGATCAGATCCGTACACCTGAAATAACGATGCTGGCTTCGGCGGTTTCGGCGCGGCCGGTTGTCAGAAAATGCCTGTTGGGTCTGCAGCGGGAAATGGGCAGAGAGAAGAACGCTGTTTTTGAAGGCCGTGATATGGGAACCGTCGTTTTTCCAGATGCAGACGTGAAATTTTATCTGGATGCTTCACTGGAAAAACGGGCCATCCGGCGGCACCGTGAACTCAAGCCGCAAACCTGCCAGAGTCTGGCAGTGGTTGAAGCGGATATCGAACGACGGGATAAAAATGACAGCACCCGTCAACATGCGCCCTTAAAACCGGCAGCAGACAGCATCATCATCGACTCAACCGAACTGACGGTGGAAGCGGTTGTAGAAACCATGAGGTCCCATATTCAAAAGCGGCGGTGA
- a CDS encoding thiamine pyrophosphate-dependent enzyme: MGKTYKKPEALSDNYTHYCPGCTHGTIHRLIAEVIDELGIRDRTVGIAPVGCAVLAYNYFTFDFQEAAHGRAPAMATGIKRVRPDLMVFTYQGDGDLASIGLSEIIHAANRGEKFTTVFVNNAVYGMTGGQMAPTTMPDQRTTTSPYGRKVEDAGMPIRIAELLATLATPSYISRHTVIRPKYITKAKRAIKQAFTYQLEGRCFSLVEIVSTCPTNWGMTPSEALDWTEDKLLAYYKLGEYKTPE, from the coding sequence ATGGGTAAAACATACAAAAAACCGGAGGCGCTTTCCGACAACTATACACATTACTGCCCGGGTTGCACTCACGGCACTATCCATCGGCTGATTGCCGAAGTCATTGATGAACTGGGGATCCGGGACCGCACGGTGGGGATTGCCCCGGTGGGATGCGCCGTCCTGGCCTACAATTATTTCACCTTCGATTTCCAGGAGGCGGCCCATGGCCGTGCGCCGGCCATGGCCACCGGCATCAAGCGGGTCCGGCCGGACCTAATGGTTTTCACCTATCAGGGCGATGGCGATTTGGCGAGCATCGGCTTATCGGAAATCATCCACGCCGCCAACCGCGGCGAGAAGTTTACGACCGTTTTTGTAAATAACGCGGTTTACGGCATGACCGGCGGCCAGATGGCGCCCACCACGATGCCGGACCAGCGCACCACGACATCCCCCTACGGGCGCAAAGTCGAAGATGCCGGCATGCCCATCCGGATAGCGGAACTGCTGGCCACGCTGGCGACCCCCTCCTATATTTCGCGCCATACGGTGATTCGACCCAAATATATCACCAAGGCAAAGCGCGCTATTAAACAGGCGTTTACCTATCAACTGGAAGGCCGCTGTTTCAGCCTGGTGGAGATTGTGAGCACGTGCCCCACCAACTGGGGAATGACACCGTCCGAGGCGCTGGACTGGACCGAAGACAAATTGCTGGCCTATTATAAACTGGGCGAATATAAAACACCCGAATAG